One window from the genome of Aminivibrio pyruvatiphilus encodes:
- a CDS encoding HU family DNA-binding protein, producing the protein MTKAELVTEVAKATGLNKKASGAAVGAIFEAIESALAKGEKVQLVGFGTFEVRERAAREGRNPQDPKKVIKIPAKKVPVFRPGKALKDKVE; encoded by the coding sequence GTGACCAAAGCAGAACTCGTAACTGAGGTTGCAAAGGCGACAGGGTTGAACAAAAAGGCTTCCGGCGCTGCCGTCGGAGCGATTTTCGAAGCCATCGAAAGTGCCCTTGCAAAGGGTGAAAAGGTTCAGCTGGTTGGCTTCGGAACGTTCGAAGTCCGTGAAAGAGCTGCCCGTGAAGGCCGGAACCCCCAGGATCCCAAGAAAGTCATCAAGATCCCTGCGAAGAAGGTTCCCGTTTTCAGGCCCGGAAAAGCTCTCAAGGACAAGGTGGAATAA
- the der gene encoding ribosome biogenesis GTPase Der, whose translation MPVVSIIGRPNVGKSSLFNRLIGRREAIVDDMPGVTRDRLYGEVEWRERKFYVIDTGGFLAKDENAFVHGMRQQVATAIAESDLVLFVINGREGPTWMDEDVADMLRKSGKPVIVVANKIDEGVHEDSVFQAYSLGFEDVIGISAEHKRYIYDLLDLILDKIPKDAPVPQDDSAVRVAIVGRPNVGKSSILNRLAGEERALVSDIPGTTRDALDTLVKIGDTTFRLIDTAGLRRKSRVEDNIEYYSYVRTLQAIDRCDVALLVMDAEEPFTDQDKKLAGEIIERGKGIVLLLNKWDLLGKKETLGDSMKKKLKDEMVFVSHAPVHFVSALTGRGMQKISDLVIKVFENRKKRIKTTLLNRLLRDILAFDRLPTDNRGRAFKIFYCTQAEIEPPTFIFFVNYPELAEKAFENHIENELRELEDFEGVPLRIFWRGKEEK comes from the coding sequence ATGCCAGTAGTATCCATCATCGGAAGACCGAATGTCGGCAAATCATCGCTTTTCAACCGGCTTATCGGCCGGCGGGAAGCCATCGTCGACGATATGCCGGGGGTAACCAGGGACAGGCTGTACGGCGAGGTGGAGTGGAGGGAAAGAAAGTTTTACGTTATCGACACCGGGGGTTTTCTCGCCAAGGATGAAAACGCCTTCGTCCACGGTATGAGACAGCAGGTCGCGACGGCCATCGCCGAAAGCGATCTCGTCCTCTTCGTCATCAATGGAAGGGAAGGCCCCACGTGGATGGACGAAGACGTTGCAGATATGCTGAGAAAATCAGGAAAACCCGTCATCGTCGTGGCAAATAAAATTGACGAGGGAGTCCACGAAGACTCCGTCTTTCAGGCCTACTCCCTGGGATTTGAGGATGTCATAGGGATCAGCGCCGAACACAAAAGATATATTTACGACCTTCTGGACCTCATTCTTGATAAGATTCCCAAAGACGCTCCCGTCCCCCAGGATGACAGTGCCGTGAGAGTGGCCATCGTAGGCAGGCCGAACGTGGGCAAATCAAGTATCCTCAACCGGCTTGCAGGGGAAGAGCGGGCCCTGGTGAGCGATATACCCGGAACTACCAGGGATGCCCTCGACACCCTTGTAAAAATTGGCGACACCACATTCCGCCTGATCGACACCGCCGGCCTGAGGAGAAAAAGCCGGGTCGAAGACAACATCGAATATTATTCCTACGTGAGAACACTTCAGGCCATCGACAGGTGCGATGTCGCCCTCCTCGTAATGGATGCCGAAGAGCCCTTTACCGATCAGGACAAAAAACTTGCGGGGGAAATCATCGAACGGGGAAAAGGGATTGTGCTTCTTCTGAACAAATGGGATCTCCTCGGGAAGAAAGAGACCCTCGGAGATTCCATGAAAAAGAAGCTAAAGGATGAAATGGTCTTCGTTTCCCATGCGCCTGTGCATTTCGTCTCTGCCCTTACGGGAAGAGGGATGCAGAAAATATCGGACCTTGTGATCAAAGTGTTCGAAAACCGGAAGAAACGGATAAAAACCACTTTATTAAACAGGCTTCTCCGTGATATCCTCGCCTTTGACAGGCTTCCCACCGACAACAGGGGGAGAGCTTTCAAGATATTTTACTGTACCCAGGCAGAGATCGAGCCGCCGACGTTTATCTTTTTCGTCAATTATCCGGAACTGGCTGAAAAGGCATTTGAAAACCATATCGAAAACGAATTGCGGGAACTTGAAGACTTCGAAGGGGTACCTCTTCGCATTTTCTGGCGGGGAAAAGAGGAAAAATGA
- a CDS encoding prephenate dehydrogenase has product MNNVGAPCFCNVIVPGPWWNPLTYELPSPLPRGCRLRIPVGRGTRFGIADSFFASLPEKESFTVRQAEILCDGGPLVTDEELDLINWTGKTFLCGPGEVLKIAVPPDVLSCPGSLEDFTPAEGPFPEVPGQYEEMFLYECDTSSRWKKLAESLNNGHPFLALFPEQRMAAAFFDVLSPTARETSLLWPPTGGKKLHDAWLAARMGRVRGIIGGPGAVFAPLCRIRSVIVDEESSGAYRTYRRPFLNIRSVAARKALLAQAALILSGRLPSSRVYLRGKPKCTRRPPRESVKLVDLKDSFSSEFQGISGSLPLSAALFSETTRVLAAGKTALWLLDRKGYAGEVACEECGNPLLCSFCGRVAAWEEKRRRLRCTSCGRVFPLPEACPSCRGVLLTGKRPGLEALLPVARAAAPDKKPVLVWDGTKASGKKAAQELRKEFAEGGIVLGTRSALALCDMADVGFAAWIDADSEVRSVSFQAKFTAFSMMWESLWRGSPDGRTVLLQSRRPGSGWQKGMLLGWDHFWNDELRERRELELPPFSFLLEIKSPSQRLKESIMAKLEETGLVPMDPGEPPLVFWVTVPSPSRVQNALAPFFSIGNSRTGFPEITVWID; this is encoded by the coding sequence GTGAATAATGTGGGGGCTCCCTGTTTCTGCAATGTCATCGTACCGGGACCATGGTGGAACCCCCTGACCTATGAACTGCCTTCACCCCTTCCCCGCGGATGCCGCCTGAGGATACCTGTAGGCAGGGGAACGCGGTTCGGAATAGCGGATTCATTTTTTGCCTCCCTTCCGGAAAAAGAATCATTCACCGTTCGTCAGGCGGAGATTCTTTGCGATGGCGGCCCCCTGGTAACGGACGAAGAACTCGATCTCATCAACTGGACCGGAAAGACCTTCCTCTGCGGTCCCGGCGAGGTTTTGAAAATTGCCGTGCCGCCTGACGTTCTCTCCTGCCCCGGCTCTCTTGAAGACTTTACCCCAGCAGAAGGGCCTTTTCCGGAGGTCCCCGGCCAGTACGAAGAGATGTTCCTCTATGAATGCGACACCTCCTCCCGGTGGAAAAAACTTGCAGAATCCCTGAACAACGGTCATCCCTTCCTTGCCCTTTTCCCGGAACAGAGGATGGCAGCAGCGTTTTTTGACGTTCTTTCACCCACGGCCAGGGAAACTTCTCTCCTGTGGCCCCCGACAGGAGGGAAAAAACTGCACGATGCCTGGCTTGCAGCACGAATGGGGCGGGTTAGAGGCATTATCGGGGGGCCGGGAGCCGTTTTCGCCCCGCTCTGCCGTATCCGCTCCGTCATTGTGGATGAAGAAAGCAGCGGCGCTTACAGGACCTACAGGCGCCCCTTTCTCAACATCAGGTCGGTTGCCGCCAGAAAGGCCCTTTTGGCACAAGCGGCCCTCATCCTTTCAGGACGGCTGCCTTCCTCGAGGGTATACCTTCGCGGAAAACCGAAATGCACCCGGCGCCCTCCCCGGGAGTCAGTAAAGCTTGTGGATCTGAAAGACAGCTTTTCTTCCGAATTCCAGGGCATCTCGGGTTCCCTTCCCCTTTCCGCCGCGCTTTTCTCAGAAACAACGCGGGTCCTTGCCGCGGGGAAAACGGCTCTCTGGCTTCTGGACAGAAAGGGATACGCAGGCGAGGTGGCCTGCGAGGAATGCGGAAATCCCCTTTTATGCAGTTTCTGCGGACGGGTCGCAGCCTGGGAGGAAAAACGCCGGAGACTCAGATGCACTTCCTGCGGCAGGGTTTTCCCCCTTCCTGAGGCCTGCCCCTCCTGCAGGGGAGTCCTTCTCACAGGGAAGCGCCCCGGTCTTGAGGCCCTCCTTCCAGTGGCCCGGGCGGCAGCGCCTGATAAGAAACCGGTGCTTGTCTGGGATGGAACAAAAGCCTCGGGAAAGAAGGCAGCCCAGGAACTCAGAAAAGAATTCGCGGAGGGGGGCATCGTCCTGGGAACCCGTTCCGCCCTGGCTCTGTGCGACATGGCCGACGTGGGCTTCGCTGCGTGGATCGACGCCGACAGCGAAGTGAGGAGTGTTTCATTTCAGGCGAAATTCACGGCCTTTTCCATGATGTGGGAATCTCTCTGGAGAGGAAGCCCGGATGGGCGCACCGTCCTCCTCCAGAGCAGGCGTCCGGGCAGCGGGTGGCAAAAGGGGATGCTTCTCGGCTGGGATCATTTCTGGAACGATGAACTCCGCGAAAGAAGGGAACTCGAGCTGCCTCCTTTTTCGTTTCTTCTCGAGATCAAGTCTCCTTCCCAGCGCCTGAAAGAGAGTATAATGGCGAAACTGGAGGAAACAGGGCTGGTCCCGATGGATCCGGGAGAACCGCCTCTTGTCTTCTGGGTGACGGTTCCTTCACCGTCCAGGGTTCAGAATGCCCTTGCTCCCTTTTTTTCCATAGGAAACTCCAGGACCGGTTTTCCCGAAATTACCGTCTGGATAGATTGA
- the coaBC gene encoding bifunctional phosphopantothenoylcysteine decarboxylase/phosphopantothenate--cysteine ligase CoaBC, which translates to MPDWKQKRKVVLGITGGISAYKTPEIVRALVKSGCDVEAVLTSDGEKFVSPMVLSTLAGKRVWRQSDFLSDDAGWKIPHITLADWADVVIVAPCTAETLSNMARGAGKELLCSLLLATGAPVVVFPAMNVNMLNHPATARNMEILKETGIIIADPETGSLACGYEGKGRLPSVEVILEEMWKTLCPSKKLEGKNVLVTAGPTWEFLDPVRFLSNPSTGKMGYAMARSAWYRGASVTFVHGPAAFSNLSGFDVKSVVSAEEMKRTVLALSEEMDYIVKAAAVGDFRAASFSDRKIKRANADAVTVDLVQNTDIAASLGERKRQGQTLIGFAAESHDLLANASEKMKRKNLDYIVANDITASGSGFGTDTNSVRLLSRDGSADEFSGTKEDVAERVWNRILEEDWLL; encoded by the coding sequence ATGCCTGACTGGAAGCAGAAGAGAAAAGTCGTTCTCGGCATAACGGGAGGCATTTCCGCCTATAAGACCCCGGAGATCGTACGTGCTCTCGTGAAATCCGGGTGTGACGTGGAGGCAGTGCTCACCTCCGACGGCGAAAAGTTCGTCAGCCCCATGGTACTGTCCACACTGGCCGGCAAACGGGTCTGGAGACAATCCGACTTCCTTTCCGATGACGCGGGGTGGAAAATACCCCATATTACGCTGGCGGACTGGGCTGATGTGGTCATCGTCGCCCCCTGCACAGCGGAAACACTGTCGAACATGGCCAGGGGGGCGGGAAAGGAATTGCTCTGCTCTCTGCTCCTTGCTACCGGAGCGCCCGTAGTGGTGTTCCCGGCAATGAACGTGAATATGCTCAATCATCCCGCTACGGCCAGAAACATGGAAATCCTGAAGGAAACGGGAATCATCATTGCCGATCCGGAAACGGGAAGCCTGGCATGCGGATACGAAGGCAAAGGCAGGCTCCCCTCCGTGGAGGTTATTCTGGAGGAAATGTGGAAAACCCTGTGCCCTTCAAAAAAACTCGAGGGAAAAAATGTCCTCGTCACCGCCGGCCCCACCTGGGAATTTCTTGATCCCGTCAGGTTTCTCAGCAATCCCAGCACGGGGAAGATGGGGTATGCCATGGCGAGATCTGCATGGTACAGAGGCGCCTCGGTAACCTTTGTCCATGGTCCTGCCGCCTTTTCCAACCTCAGCGGGTTTGACGTCAAGTCCGTTGTGTCTGCAGAGGAAATGAAGCGGACGGTTCTGGCCCTTTCAGAAGAAATGGACTATATCGTCAAGGCGGCCGCAGTGGGCGATTTCCGGGCAGCCTCCTTCAGCGACAGAAAAATCAAGAGGGCGAATGCCGACGCTGTCACGGTGGACCTGGTCCAGAACACGGACATTGCCGCTTCGCTCGGGGAGCGGAAGCGGCAGGGACAGACTCTCATCGGCTTCGCCGCTGAAAGCCACGACCTGCTGGCCAACGCCTCCGAAAAAATGAAGCGGAAAAATCTCGATTATATTGTTGCCAATGACATAACCGCCTCCGGTTCAGGTTTCGGGACCGACACCAACTCGGTCAGGCTTCTTTCCAGGGACGGGAGCGCCGACGAATTCTCCGGAACAAAGGAGGATGTGGCCGAAAGGGTGTGGAACAGAATTCTTGAAGAGGACTGGCTTCTGTGA
- a CDS encoding DNA-directed RNA polymerase subunit omega: MIFYDMDSLAQKQGINNKYLLTAAVAARARALSEQKGRTLDEDNEKFISTALQEFDLGAVRLSLEQESAPENGADS; this comes from the coding sequence ATGATTTTCTACGATATGGATTCTCTGGCCCAAAAACAGGGTATAAACAACAAATATCTCCTCACCGCCGCAGTGGCAGCCCGTGCCCGGGCTCTCAGCGAACAGAAAGGGCGTACCCTTGATGAGGACAACGAAAAATTCATCTCCACAGCCCTTCAGGAATTTGATCTCGGCGCAGTCCGCCTCTCCCTGGAGCAGGAATCCGCCCCGGAGAACGGAGCCGATTCCTGA
- the gmk gene encoding guanylate kinase — protein sequence MNRSDRGKLFVLSGPSGAGKGTLRKKVFETVQGIRFSISCTTRPPRQGEKEGIDYRFISEEAFLSLLKEDKFLEHAEVHGHYYGTLREDVEQALSGGLDMVLEIDVQGAFQIREKMPESVLVFVSPPSLEELEHRLRERGTESGEHLRLRMKNARLEMMKAKDYDYVIVNDDAERASEELKSVITGYRSIREERK from the coding sequence ATGAATCGCTCGGACAGGGGTAAGCTCTTTGTCCTTTCCGGCCCAAGCGGCGCCGGCAAGGGAACACTGCGGAAAAAAGTCTTCGAAACGGTGCAGGGCATCCGTTTTTCGATATCATGCACCACAAGGCCTCCCCGGCAGGGAGAGAAGGAGGGCATAGACTATCGGTTTATTTCCGAAGAAGCCTTTCTTTCCCTTCTGAAGGAGGACAAGTTTCTCGAACATGCGGAAGTCCATGGACATTACTACGGAACCCTCAGGGAAGACGTGGAGCAGGCACTTTCAGGCGGCCTTGATATGGTACTCGAAATTGACGTCCAGGGAGCTTTCCAGATAAGGGAAAAAATGCCCGAGAGCGTCCTTGTGTTCGTCTCTCCTCCTTCCCTCGAAGAACTTGAGCACCGCCTGAGGGAAAGGGGAACGGAGAGCGGTGAACATCTCCGGCTCAGGATGAAAAATGCCAGGCTTGAGATGATGAAAGCCAAAGATTATGATTACGTTATAGTGAACGATGACGCCGAACGGGCTTCCGAAGAACTGAAGTCCGTAATTACCGGCTACAGATCAATCAGGGAGGAACGAAAATGA
- a CDS encoding DUF370 domain-containing protein yields MTAKLVHIGFGNMIVGERIVAIIHPTSAPIKRLKEEAKEQGRLIDATQGRKTRAILITDSNHVVLSAIQPETIVNRFEEDIEDESLGQG; encoded by the coding sequence ATGACGGCAAAGCTTGTTCATATCGGATTCGGCAATATGATCGTAGGGGAGAGGATCGTGGCAATCATTCATCCCACCTCGGCTCCCATCAAGCGTCTCAAGGAGGAAGCGAAGGAACAGGGCAGGCTCATTGACGCCACCCAGGGCCGAAAAACGAGGGCGATTCTGATCACCGACAGCAACCATGTAGTGCTTTCGGCAATTCAGCCCGAGACAATCGTGAACAGATTCGAGGAAGATATTGAGGATGAATCGCTCGGACAGGGGTAA
- a CDS encoding YicC/YloC family endoribonuclease → MTGFTRESRNFEWGTLTIEISSVNHRYQELTIRLPRELASFESAIGGLLRSGLGRGKVRFFAEISWAPRYRALAIDGDVLRNYYTQILSLSEELGTGQKPGLPSLLSLPGVLDSPSVLSMVEGQVGGALEEIVGTGITSLAGMREREGENLRRAVDGYLSSFESLVGSIEKYWTGKKEELFEELRKRVTLLLEGVTTEADQGRVAQELALMGDKWDISEEFVRSRSHCRQFRTILEGPSSEGRKLDFLIQEMNREVNTMGSKITDAELRWMVVEAKTLLEKIREQVQNVE, encoded by the coding sequence ATGACGGGTTTTACAAGGGAAAGCAGAAACTTCGAGTGGGGAACCCTCACCATAGAGATTTCCTCGGTGAACCACAGGTACCAGGAACTTACGATCCGTCTGCCGAGGGAACTCGCCTCCTTCGAATCGGCAATCGGAGGCCTTCTCCGTTCCGGCCTGGGACGGGGGAAGGTACGGTTCTTCGCCGAAATAAGCTGGGCTCCGAGGTACAGGGCCCTCGCCATTGACGGGGACGTCCTCCGCAATTATTATACCCAGATCCTCTCTCTCTCGGAGGAACTCGGAACCGGGCAGAAACCGGGGCTTCCGTCCCTTCTGTCCCTTCCGGGCGTTCTCGACTCGCCCTCCGTGCTCTCCATGGTGGAGGGGCAGGTGGGCGGGGCCCTTGAAGAAATCGTGGGGACCGGAATTACAAGCCTTGCCGGGATGCGGGAAAGAGAGGGTGAGAACCTGCGGCGGGCGGTCGACGGGTATCTTTCCTCCTTTGAATCCCTCGTCGGTTCCATTGAAAAATACTGGACCGGAAAAAAGGAGGAGCTCTTCGAAGAACTCAGGAAACGGGTCACCCTTCTGCTTGAAGGAGTGACGACTGAAGCTGATCAGGGGCGGGTAGCCCAGGAACTTGCCCTTATGGGGGACAAATGGGACATTTCCGAAGAGTTCGTCCGTTCCAGGAGCCATTGCAGACAATTCCGCACCATCCTTGAAGGCCCCTCTTCCGAGGGGAGAAAACTTGATTTCCTGATTCAGGAGATGAATCGGGAAGTCAATACCATGGGATCCAAAATAACGGATGCCGAGCTCCGCTGGATGGTGGTGGAGGCAAAGACTCTCCTGGAGAAAATCCGGGAACAGGTTCAGAACGTGGAGTGA
- the hflX gene encoding GTPase HflX: MPERKAVIAGLELPDQPFSPSVLLEELELLLGNLGIASAGSVIQRRSRPDPAFLLGKGKAEELALFCKSVGATLLVCNESLTPGQKNNLQKATGVEVWDRPFVIMKIFELRASSSEAKMQVEMALCKYEIPHLKGLGAQMSRLGGGIGTRGPGETEFERHRRKLERRVRDISKKLGVLKRKRTLQRDRRKKMNLPVVSLVGYTNSGKSSLLRALSRDASLVAENRLFSTLDTFMRKVRLPSGREILLSDTVGFIRDLPPGLVAAFRTTLEEIVSSAFLVFVLDVAAPDYQEVREVVEKTVQEIGGGEIPRFFALNKCDLLAPDESRAVEEKFREAGEAAVSISALSGTGLPELLATLDAFLQKTETISREGNGDS; encoded by the coding sequence ATGCCTGAACGTAAGGCGGTGATAGCGGGACTGGAACTCCCGGATCAGCCTTTTTCTCCCTCGGTGCTTCTTGAGGAGCTGGAGCTTCTCCTCGGAAATCTGGGCATAGCGTCCGCAGGTTCGGTCATACAGCGGCGAAGCAGGCCCGACCCGGCTTTTCTCCTAGGGAAAGGCAAGGCGGAAGAACTGGCTCTCTTCTGCAAAAGCGTGGGCGCAACGCTTCTCGTATGCAACGAATCGCTGACTCCGGGGCAGAAAAACAACCTCCAGAAAGCCACAGGCGTGGAGGTGTGGGACCGGCCCTTTGTCATTATGAAAATCTTCGAGCTCCGGGCAAGTTCTTCCGAAGCGAAAATGCAGGTGGAGATGGCGCTGTGCAAATATGAGATACCTCACCTGAAGGGACTCGGAGCGCAGATGTCCCGCCTCGGGGGCGGAATCGGGACCAGGGGCCCGGGAGAGACGGAATTCGAGCGCCACAGGAGAAAGCTTGAGCGGCGTGTGCGGGACATCAGCAAAAAACTCGGAGTGCTGAAAAGAAAGAGGACCCTGCAGCGTGACCGGAGGAAGAAAATGAATCTTCCCGTTGTTTCGCTGGTGGGATATACGAACAGCGGAAAATCATCCCTCCTCAGGGCGCTGAGCAGGGATGCGTCTCTTGTGGCGGAGAACAGGCTCTTTTCAACCCTGGATACGTTCATGAGGAAAGTGAGACTGCCGTCGGGAAGGGAGATTCTGCTTTCCGATACAGTGGGCTTCATCAGGGACCTTCCTCCCGGCCTCGTGGCGGCTTTCAGGACAACACTGGAAGAAATCGTGTCGTCCGCTTTTCTCGTTTTTGTTCTGGATGTAGCCGCTCCGGATTACCAGGAGGTTCGGGAAGTCGTCGAGAAAACTGTTCAGGAGATCGGCGGAGGAGAGATTCCCCGTTTTTTTGCCCTGAACAAATGCGATCTTCTCGCCCCGGATGAAAGCCGGGCTGTGGAGGAGAAGTTCAGGGAGGCGGGAGAAGCAGCCGTTTCAATCAGCGCCCTTTCCGGAACAGGGTTGCCCGAGCTGCTCGCAACCCTTGACGCCTTTCTCCAAAAGACGGAGACGATTTCCAGAGAAGGGAATGGGGACTCATGA
- a CDS encoding lysophospholipid acyltransferase family protein — translation MTLSNKLFYFFVKWFFYISLKVYNRISIRWLSPLPRRNYIVIANHCSNLDPVVMGAIFPGRLRFLAKAELFEPFIFGSMVRALGATPVLKQDSQSAGAALRAFLKLLDDGENVLLFPEGGRSLDGKLQPLEGGAALIALKSGAPVVPAFVAGTFEAMPPGSKFVKPLHLSVVVGETIETAEYARLGREGRDLLLKKLEEELVSLEPRARALL, via the coding sequence ATGACGCTGTCCAATAAACTCTTTTATTTTTTTGTAAAATGGTTCTTTTACATCTCCCTCAAGGTGTACAACAGGATTTCAATCCGTTGGCTCTCTCCGCTTCCGCGCCGGAATTACATCGTCATAGCCAATCACTGCAGCAACCTTGACCCCGTGGTCATGGGAGCAATTTTCCCCGGAAGGCTCCGCTTTCTCGCCAAGGCAGAGCTCTTTGAGCCCTTCATTTTCGGGAGCATGGTCCGTGCACTGGGCGCCACTCCAGTGCTGAAACAGGACAGCCAGAGCGCCGGAGCCGCATTGAGGGCATTTTTGAAGCTGCTCGATGACGGTGAAAATGTGCTTCTGTTTCCGGAGGGAGGCCGATCTCTGGACGGAAAGCTCCAACCCCTTGAAGGAGGGGCCGCCCTTATCGCCCTGAAATCGGGCGCACCGGTCGTCCCGGCCTTTGTCGCCGGAACTTTCGAGGCCATGCCTCCGGGCTCAAAATTCGTCAAGCCCCTCCATCTTTCGGTGGTTGTCGGCGAGACCATTGAAACAGCAGAATATGCAAGACTTGGCAGGGAGGGGCGAGATCTGCTGCTCAAAAAACTGGAAGAAGAACTGGTTTCCCTCGAGCCCAGGGCCCGGGCCCTTCTTTGA
- the cmk gene encoding (d)CMP kinase, which yields MTAQPLIVAIDGPAGAGKSTVAKLVAGSLGVPYLDTGALYRALALFLDARGIPPVECDALYSALQEVSLEITEKEILLEGKNVGAEIRTPRIDTVVSAYASLPMVRNRLLDLQREQGKRKGLVADGRDMATVVFPDARVKIFLTASDEERARRRFLELRERKENARYEDVLEQIRERDRADSSRSTAPLRKADDAVELSTDGLTIGEVTGSVLALVREILNKENHNDAVQ from the coding sequence ATGACGGCCCAGCCGCTCATTGTGGCCATCGACGGACCGGCCGGAGCCGGAAAAAGCACCGTGGCGAAACTGGTAGCCGGATCCCTGGGGGTTCCCTATCTTGACACCGGGGCGTTGTACAGGGCGCTTGCCCTCTTTCTTGACGCCAGGGGCATTCCGCCCGTGGAATGCGATGCACTGTATTCAGCCCTTCAGGAGGTCTCCCTGGAAATAACCGAAAAAGAAATCCTGCTCGAGGGAAAAAACGTCGGGGCCGAAATACGCACTCCCCGCATCGACACCGTTGTTTCCGCCTACGCATCGCTGCCCATGGTCAGGAACCGCCTCCTTGACCTCCAGCGGGAACAGGGAAAAAGGAAAGGTCTTGTAGCGGACGGGCGAGACATGGCGACCGTCGTATTTCCTGATGCCCGGGTGAAGATTTTCCTCACCGCATCTGACGAGGAAAGGGCACGGCGCCGTTTTCTCGAACTCAGGGAGCGGAAGGAAAACGCACGCTATGAAGATGTGCTTGAACAGATACGGGAGAGGGACCGGGCGGACAGCAGCCGCTCCACAGCTCCGCTGCGGAAGGCCGATGACGCGGTCGAGCTGAGTACCGACGGACTGACTATCGGGGAAGTGACCGGCAGTGTGCTCGCTCTGGTGAGAGAAATCCTGAACAAGGAGAATCATAATGACGCTGTCCAATAA
- a CDS encoding HDOD domain-containing protein, with amino-acid sequence MDGIDERSRELIKTRILNKIKEIKSFPQFVVETMRKLNDPDSSAQDVAASLSRDEGLVIRTLKLANSAAYGISREISSVAEAIALLGYKNISNIVLSASVYSVMDKSLTGYALDRGALWRHSLTVAYAARYISQKTRKALPEEAYVGGLLHDIGKVVLNDYVRFGYGIIVKLVEEQQIPFLDAEVQVLGFDHAAVGTLLVEKWGLPDPFRFAVAYHHSPNALQEPKYQPLVDVVHIANSLCLMLGVGLGADGLQSYLYPESLERLGITDYELLMSELVDFVAQAEAELSEMEEAFQ; translated from the coding sequence ATGGACGGAATTGACGAGCGGTCACGGGAACTCATTAAAACACGCATCCTCAACAAAATAAAGGAAATCAAATCTTTTCCGCAGTTCGTCGTGGAAACGATGCGCAAACTGAATGACCCGGACAGCAGCGCCCAGGATGTGGCCGCCAGCCTTTCCCGGGACGAGGGGCTTGTTATCCGGACCCTCAAGCTGGCCAATTCCGCTGCCTATGGAATTTCCAGGGAGATTTCGAGCGTCGCGGAAGCCATCGCTCTCCTGGGGTACAAGAACATCAGCAACATCGTTCTCTCGGCCTCGGTTTACTCCGTGATGGACAAATCCCTCACGGGATATGCCCTTGACAGGGGAGCCCTCTGGCGCCATTCCCTCACCGTGGCCTATGCGGCACGGTACATTTCCCAGAAGACCAGGAAAGCCCTTCCGGAAGAAGCCTACGTCGGAGGGCTTCTTCACGATATCGGGAAAGTGGTGCTGAACGATTATGTCCGTTTCGGATACGGCATCATCGTCAAACTGGTGGAGGAGCAGCAGATTCCCTTCCTCGACGCCGAAGTCCAGGTTCTCGGGTTTGACCACGCCGCTGTGGGAACCCTTCTGGTAGAAAAATGGGGACTTCCCGACCCCTTCAGATTTGCGGTGGCGTATCACCACTCTCCCAACGCCCTTCAGGAACCGAAATACCAACCCCTGGTCGACGTGGTCCATATCGCAAACTCCCTCTGCCTCATGCTCGGCGTCGGACTCGGCGCCGACGGCCTCCAGAGCTATCTCTATCCAGAGTCGCTGGAAAGGCTCGGCATCACCGATTATGAACTTCTCATGTCCGAATTGGTGGATTTCGTCGCCCAGGCAGAGGCGGAGCTGTCGGAAATGGAGGAAGCTTTCCAATGA